The following are encoded in a window of Magnetococcales bacterium genomic DNA:
- a CDS encoding DUF1049 domain-containing protein — MVRLVLSLIFAIFLLIFASQNMHEIEVRFVFGEAVEMPMILAIAGAFVSGFALATFNFILRRGSRYEDRE; from the coding sequence ATGGTCAGACTAGTCCTGTCCCTCATTTTCGCCATATTTTTGCTGATCTTTGCCTCCCAAAACATGCATGAAATCGAAGTGCGGTTCGTGTTCGGGGAAGCAGTGGAAATGCCCATGATCCTGGCCATAGCCGGGGCCTTCGTGAGCGGCTTTGCCCTCGCCACCTTTAACTTTATCCTGCGTCGAGGCAGCCGATACGAAGATCGGGAATGA
- the mamM gene encoding magnetosome biogenesis CDF transporter MamM: protein MRYSKCVVCNGMIGWVGLIANLALSSLKLFVGLLSGSHALLADALYSAKDVVTSILIIVGLKVSNKPLDQEHPFGHGKVEFLLSMTISLVLMILTCILFYFSAETIMEGEHKPPHLIALWVAVLSLAVNLFMSLYARCVAVEINSPMVMTLARHHKGDGLSSLAVVFAIIGSHYLDMPWLDPVVALGETLHLLYLGGEVFWDSFQGLMDSSAPKEVEERIRQETLAVPGVRGVEELRTRRMGQELWISMVIGVNPDLGVNRAKRISQRVEESLASSIPHLGDVGVHFKSNSGSLPEMAEIQEEMEQLREQQEIDPDKQLPSPNELDGV, encoded by the coding sequence ATGAGATATTCCAAATGCGTCGTCTGTAACGGAATGATTGGCTGGGTTGGCCTGATCGCAAACCTGGCACTCTCCAGCCTCAAACTCTTCGTAGGCCTGCTCTCAGGCTCCCACGCACTCCTGGCCGACGCACTCTACTCAGCCAAAGATGTCGTGACGTCTATCCTGATTATCGTCGGCCTCAAAGTCTCCAATAAACCCCTGGACCAAGAACACCCCTTCGGCCACGGCAAAGTCGAATTTCTACTCTCCATGACCATCAGCCTCGTGCTGATGATCCTCACCTGCATACTCTTCTACTTTTCCGCCGAAACCATCATGGAAGGGGAACATAAACCACCACACCTGATCGCCCTGTGGGTGGCGGTATTGTCCCTGGCCGTGAACCTCTTCATGTCCCTCTACGCCCGCTGCGTAGCCGTGGAAATCAACAGCCCCATGGTCATGACCCTGGCCCGACACCATAAAGGAGACGGACTCAGCTCCCTCGCCGTGGTGTTCGCCATCATCGGCTCCCACTACCTCGATATGCCATGGCTGGACCCCGTGGTGGCCCTGGGGGAAACCCTCCACCTGCTCTACCTGGGAGGAGAAGTCTTCTGGGACTCGTTCCAAGGCCTGATGGACTCCTCCGCACCCAAAGAAGTGGAAGAACGCATCCGACAGGAAACCCTGGCCGTGCCCGGCGTGCGAGGCGTAGAAGAACTGCGCACCCGACGCATGGGACAAGAACTATGGATCTCCATGGTCATCGGCGTGAATCCCGATTTGGGGGTTAATCGAGCCAAACGAATATCCCAACGCGTGGAAGAATCCCTGGCATCCTCAATTCCCCACCTGGGAGATGTCGGCGTACACTTCAAATCCAACTCAGGCTCCCTGCCAGAAATGGCAGAAATACAAGAAGAGATGGAGCAATTGCGGGAGCAACAAGAAATCGATCCCGATAAACAGCTTCCCAGCCCCAACGAACTGGACGGGGTGTAG